The Deltaproteobacteria bacterium genome contains the following window.
ACCACTTTAGCAAGAATGGCAAAGCGACCAGATTTACTCTGAAACGTCACACCTTTAATACGCCCCTCTTCGACAATCGCGTCGCAAGCATACGAATGGAGCAGCAGCTTCACCTTCGCTTCTTCAACCATGTTGTTCAGCGCGAATTTGAACTCCTCGGGATCATAAGCCACTGAGTACCGCACGCGATGTGGCCCGTGCCCCCACACCAAGCCCCAACTCTGATCACGGCGAATCAAGTTTTCGTCTTCATTCCCCCACTCTGTTTTCGGCGGAAACATTGCCGCACCGCGCTTGGCGAGACGGTCGGTCACTTCTTGACACAAACCAGCGATCACTTGTTGCCCGCGACCATCATCGAGCGTCAACAGTAAAATGATCAACCCACCCGTCGCCAAACCGCCCAGATAGCCAAGCCGCTCAACCAGCATGACATCGGCACCGTTACGCGCCGCGGCAACTGCGGCAGAGACACCAGCCGAACCGCCGCCGATCACAAGCACGTCGGTCTCAGCCTTGATTGGCGTTGAACGGGGCTTCTCCTCGATGAAACGTAGTTGTGTCATAGCACGCTTTCAATTTGCCTTAGCTGAAGGGGTGACACAAAACCGAATGGGCGAACGGGCGAATGGGAGACCCGGCGACCGCCAGTCACAACTTAAGGAAAAATCCTTGTGTTTGAGGTGGAGCGCAGCGTGTAGGGTTCCTTCTCCCGCCGGGAGAAGGTCAGGATGAGGGTACCAAGAGACAAAAACCGCTATTGTTTATCCCCTCACCCTAGCCCTCTCCCTGAGGGAGAAGGAATTATGCTGCTGCTAACGGCTTAAGTTGTGACTGATGCCCGGCACCACCCCACCGTTGCGAGCCCCGATTCACCGATTCTCCGATTCTCCGTTTCGTTTTGTCGTTTTCCCCTACAGCCTGAAGCCTACAGCCTATAGCCTTTCCACTACCACATCTGTCGCAACAACCCGAGCAACGCCTCTTCTGCCCCTTGCTGCTTATGCCACATGGCACTCTCTTCGATCACTGCATGTGCGACAGCGGGGAGTTCGCTTTCTTTGGCACCGACATCACGCAGTCTGCGCGGGACACCAAATGAGTCGATAAACGCTTCGACGGTACGCGCAGCTTCTTCAGCAACATCTTCGAGTTTGCGTCCTTCGGTCTTAATGCCAAACGCTTCGGCAATCATCGCTTGTTGCGGTAAGGTCTGCGGCGCGAGGAAACGCATACAATGCGGAATGGTGATACAGGACGTCACACCATGCGGAACGTCCCAACGCGCGCCGATTTGATGGCCGAAGATATGGCTTAAGCGCACCCCGACATTGCCGAGGCCAAAGATCGATAGCCACGCAGCGACTTGGCACTCACCACGCGCCTCAATGTTCTTTGGTTCTTTCACCGACAACGGCAAGTTCACTCGGAGTTTGCGAATCGCTTCCATGGCCAGCGCATCAGTCACTGGTTGTGGGTTCACCGACCACAACGCCTCAATCGCATGATCCAGAGCTTTCATGCCAGTCGATGCCCACAGCTGGGTTGGGGTTGCGACCGTCTGCTCAGGATCAAGGATAACAATCTTTGGCACAATGCGCGGATCAGCACGGACGGCTTTGATGCGCGTCTTTTCATCCGTCCACCCAGCGAACGGGGTAAACTCACCGGCAGAGAGGGTCGTGGTAATAGCGATCTGCGGAATGGCCTCTTGTGGCCGATCGCCCAGTAATTCCAGAGCAACAATCTTCGCCGCATCGACCGGGCTTCCGCCACCAAAACTGATGATCAGGTCAGCTTGCGCCTCACGCGCGCGCTTCGTCGCTTCAGTGATATTGCTGCTCGGTACATGCTGCTGGCAACTGCTGTAGGTACCAACCCACTTATCTTCAAGCAACGTCTCCAGCTTACGGACCAGGTCGGTCCTCGTCGCCAACGTCTTCCCGGTCAAAATATATGCGCGCTCTTTACCAAAGCGCTCCATCTCTTTGGTCACGCGAGCAATCGATCCAGCACCAAAAATCACTTTCTCAAGTTGCGGAAATTTATATTCGCGAATCATAGGACCTCCTTTGCGCAGGCCCTACTTTATCCCTGCGATATACAGGACAACAAGGGAGGAGAGGCAATGGTTCCGTCTGGATTGGTCTTGTAGAGGCATCCCCACGTGGGTGCCCTATCCCAGGGCATCAGTCACAACTTAAGCCGTTAGCAGCAGCATAATTCCTTCTCCCTCAGGGAGAGGGCTAGGGTGAGGGGATAAACAATAGCGGGTTTTGTCTCTTGGTACCCTCATCCTGACCTTCTCCCGGCGGGAGAAGGAACCCATACGCGCTGCACTCCACCTAAAACACAAGGAGTTTTCCTTAAGTTGTGACTGGTGCATCGGCGAACGCTCCTCTCGCATAGCGGTTGGGGATGGTCAGATGCTACCATTCTCCTCATGGAA
Protein-coding sequences here:
- a CDS encoding iron-containing alcohol dehydrogenase, which translates into the protein MIREYKFPQLEKVIFGAGSIARVTKEMERFGKERAYILTGKTLATRTDLVRKLETLLEDKWVGTYSSCQQHVPSSNITEATKRAREAQADLIISFGGGSPVDAAKIVALELLGDRPQEAIPQIAITTTLSAGEFTPFAGWTDEKTRIKAVRADPRIVPKIVILDPEQTVATPTQLWASTGMKALDHAIEALWSVNPQPVTDALAMEAIRKLRVNLPLSVKEPKNIEARGECQVAAWLSIFGLGNVGVRLSHIFGHQIGARWDVPHGVTSCITIPHCMRFLAPQTLPQQAMIAEAFGIKTEGRKLEDVAEEAARTVEAFIDSFGVPRRLRDVGAKESELPAVAHAVIEESAMWHKQQGAEEALLGLLRQMW